In Natrinema amylolyticum, the following are encoded in one genomic region:
- a CDS encoding sporulation control protein produces MVAIGIGTPIYAGIQAVLSGYVYREAERHDRRSPSILAIATFVFGIVAAVAMGEILLVLVVQAIILVLYLAVQSRSRPAVEP; encoded by the coding sequence ATGGTTGCAATTGGAATCGGTACCCCGATTTACGCCGGGATTCAGGCGGTCCTCTCGGGCTACGTGTACCGAGAAGCCGAACGCCACGACCGTCGGTCACCGTCGATTCTGGCGATTGCCACGTTCGTTTTCGGCATCGTTGCGGCCGTCGCGATGGGCGAGATTCTACTCGTGTTAGTCGTGCAAGCGATTATACTCGTCCTGTATCTCGCCGTCCAATCTCGAAGCAGACCGGCGGTCGAACCGTGA
- a CDS encoding archease, which translates to MRFELRDHTADVAVAATGDSLETVFAAVADGLAAASCDEIPADTGDRFPLSVTAESREALLFDYLDELIYLRDVRAELPVDHRVESIETPAADRRPDATDESDEWHLEASARGVPLSEIDAREVKAVTYSEMRLERVDGNDGDEGWEAYVVFDV; encoded by the coding sequence ATGAGGTTCGAACTGCGCGACCACACTGCCGACGTCGCAGTAGCGGCGACCGGTGACTCGCTCGAGACGGTCTTTGCGGCGGTGGCCGACGGTCTCGCGGCCGCGTCGTGCGACGAGATCCCGGCCGACACCGGCGATCGCTTTCCGCTCTCCGTGACGGCCGAGAGCCGCGAGGCACTGCTGTTCGACTACCTCGACGAACTGATCTACCTGCGGGACGTTCGAGCGGAGTTGCCGGTCGATCATCGCGTCGAATCGATCGAGACCCCCGCGGCGGACCGGAGACCGGACGCGACCGACGAATCGGACGAGTGGCACCTCGAGGCCAGCGCCCGCGGCGTCCCGCTTTCCGAGATCGACGCCCGCGAGGTGAAGGCGGTGACGTACTCGGAGATGCGCCTCGAGCGCGTCGACGGAAACGACGGCGACGAGGGCTGGGAAGCGTACGTCGTCTTCGACGTTTGA
- a CDS encoding DoxX family protein yields MGGEFRRIRDRRLVGAVVLGLAVLLGTVGTARAHEEYVVDEERDVAVGEFLAESLTDPLVVGPLLAGGIAVVAAIAIYLVVRPLQRDIASFRAAMREYTEYVPWLLRISFGIPLIGAGFSGYFISPALHVELRLLQVALGFFLLFGLATRVVALLTLAAYLVGLAFRPVLVLQLEFVGGMLALALIGSGRPSADHVLQRVAGAPGTVYGRFDPVYDRSQALQARIRRYRSLMPTIVRIGLGCTFVSLGLGQKLLRPGIALAVVDRYDLTAVVPASPELWALGAGLAEVGLGLALVVGVFTRASAATAIGVFTLTLFALPDDPVLAHVGLFGLASVLLITGSGPYALDRRLETVEADERADAVPGPA; encoded by the coding sequence ATGGGGGGTGAATTTCGGCGGATCCGAGACCGTCGACTCGTCGGCGCGGTCGTGCTCGGGCTCGCAGTCCTGCTCGGGACGGTCGGAACGGCCCGCGCACACGAGGAGTACGTCGTCGACGAGGAGCGGGACGTCGCCGTCGGCGAGTTCCTCGCCGAGTCGCTGACCGATCCGCTCGTCGTTGGCCCGCTGCTAGCGGGTGGGATCGCCGTCGTCGCCGCGATCGCGATATATCTCGTCGTTCGTCCGCTGCAGCGGGACATCGCGTCGTTCCGGGCCGCCATGCGGGAGTACACCGAGTACGTTCCCTGGCTGCTCCGAATCTCCTTCGGCATCCCGCTGATCGGTGCCGGGTTCAGCGGCTACTTCATCAGCCCCGCCCTCCACGTCGAACTCCGGCTCCTGCAGGTCGCGCTCGGCTTCTTCCTCCTGTTCGGCCTGGCGACGCGCGTCGTCGCGTTGCTCACGCTCGCTGCCTACCTCGTCGGCCTTGCATTTCGGCCGGTTCTCGTGTTGCAACTCGAGTTCGTCGGCGGCATGCTCGCGCTCGCACTGATCGGCAGCGGGCGTCCGAGCGCTGACCACGTCCTCCAGCGCGTCGCCGGAGCGCCGGGGACGGTCTACGGCCGGTTCGATCCGGTGTACGACCGTTCCCAGGCGCTTCAGGCACGGATTCGACGGTACCGCTCGCTCATGCCGACGATCGTTCGCATCGGTCTCGGCTGCACGTTCGTCTCCCTCGGCCTCGGTCAGAAGCTCCTGCGACCCGGCATCGCGCTCGCGGTCGTCGACCGGTACGACCTGACGGCGGTCGTCCCCGCCAGCCCGGAGCTGTGGGCCCTCGGCGCGGGGCTGGCCGAGGTCGGTCTCGGTCTCGCGCTCGTCGTCGGGGTTTTCACGCGGGCGAGCGCAGCGACGGCGATCGGCGTGTTCACGCTCACCCTCTTCGCCCTGCCCGACGACCCCGTCCTCGCCCACGTTGGCCTCTTCGGGCTTGCGTCGGTGCTGCTCATCACCGGGAGCGGCCCGTATGCACTCGATCGTCGGCTCGAGACCGTCGAGGCCGACGAGCGCGCCGACGCGGTACCGGGTCCCGCGTGA
- a CDS encoding GNAT family N-acetyltransferase: MSVNIDSRVVAPGSDDFVDDAWRLKETINRQEDVLKQRYDFFTDAYRRSKVHCYVRDDELIGFAAVRRDGYILFLAVSPEFRGEGIGKRLVAHVADDHDTITCHARTSNENALQFYEHLGFEIKRRIDDYYEDGGDAYYLKLGADVGIADRISDLIRR; the protein is encoded by the coding sequence GTGAGCGTCAACATCGACAGCCGCGTCGTCGCGCCGGGGAGCGACGATTTCGTCGACGACGCCTGGCGGCTCAAGGAGACGATCAATCGTCAGGAGGATGTGCTCAAGCAGCGGTACGACTTCTTTACTGACGCGTATCGACGATCGAAAGTCCACTGTTATGTCCGAGACGACGAGCTCATCGGATTCGCCGCGGTTCGACGCGACGGATATATTCTCTTTCTGGCAGTGAGTCCGGAATTTCGGGGCGAAGGAATCGGCAAACGACTCGTCGCCCACGTGGCGGACGACCATGACACGATCACGTGTCACGCCCGCACGAGCAACGAGAACGCCCTGCAGTTCTACGAACACCTCGGATTCGAGATCAAGCGCCGGATCGACGACTACTACGAGGACGGCGGCGACGCGTACTATCTGAAACTCGGTGCCGACGTCGGCATCGCCGACCGGATTTCGGACCTGATTCGGCGGTAA
- a CDS encoding RtcB family protein, whose protein sequence is MTTFDANGITLERVREYVWEIPREGDMRVPARVLASEALLEEITEDKTIEQIKNTTHLPGITNHAICMPDGHQGYGFPVGGVGALDAENGCISPGAVGYDINCGVRMMRTNLTYDEVQGHEEELVDSLFANVPSGLGGGGIVEAGVDTIDEILARGVDWALENGHAVEEDLLHCEDEGMREGADPEKVSQKAKDRGKNQIGSLGSGNHFLEVQRVTDVFDSGVGEAYGLSEDQIVVLIHCGSRGLGHQTCNDYLRKIEQQHKGLLDQLPDKELAAAPAGSQLAEDYYGAMNAAINFAWVNRQLIMHRTRQVFERVFDRSWESMEMELLYDVAHNIAKKETHTVNDDGDERELYVHRKGATRAFPAGHPEVPKAYRDVGQPVIIPGSMGAGSYVLRGGENSMDLTFGSTAHGAGRLMSRTQAKNEYWGGDVQQDLEDQQAIYVKAQSGATIAEEAPGVYKDVDEVVRVSDELGIGDKVARTFPVCNIKG, encoded by the coding sequence ATGACTACCTTCGACGCAAACGGCATCACGTTAGAGCGGGTGCGCGAGTACGTCTGGGAGATCCCACGCGAGGGCGACATGCGCGTCCCCGCGCGGGTACTGGCGAGCGAAGCGCTGCTCGAGGAGATCACGGAAGACAAGACCATCGAGCAGATCAAGAACACCACCCATCTGCCCGGCATTACCAACCATGCGATCTGTATGCCCGACGGCCATCAGGGGTACGGGTTCCCGGTCGGCGGCGTCGGGGCACTCGACGCCGAAAACGGCTGTATTTCCCCGGGAGCGGTCGGTTATGACATCAATTGCGGCGTTCGGATGATGCGGACGAACCTGACCTACGATGAGGTACAGGGCCACGAGGAGGAACTCGTCGACTCACTGTTCGCCAACGTTCCGTCGGGGCTCGGCGGCGGCGGCATCGTCGAGGCCGGCGTCGATACCATCGACGAAATCCTCGCCCGCGGCGTCGACTGGGCGCTCGAAAACGGCCACGCCGTCGAGGAGGACCTGCTGCACTGCGAGGACGAGGGGATGCGCGAGGGCGCGGACCCCGAGAAGGTGAGCCAGAAGGCCAAGGACCGCGGGAAGAACCAGATCGGCTCGCTGGGGTCGGGGAATCACTTCCTCGAGGTCCAGCGCGTCACCGACGTCTTCGATTCGGGCGTGGGCGAGGCCTACGGGCTCTCCGAAGACCAGATCGTCGTCCTGATCCACTGCGGCTCCCGCGGACTGGGCCACCAGACGTGTAACGACTACCTGCGGAAGATCGAGCAACAACACAAGGGACTGCTGGACCAACTGCCTGACAAGGAACTCGCGGCCGCGCCCGCGGGCTCACAGCTCGCCGAGGACTACTACGGCGCGATGAACGCGGCGATCAACTTCGCCTGGGTCAACCGGCAGCTGATCATGCACCGCACGCGGCAGGTCTTCGAGCGCGTCTTCGATCGGTCGTGGGAGTCGATGGAGATGGAGTTACTCTACGACGTGGCCCACAATATCGCGAAAAAGGAGACACACACGGTGAACGACGACGGCGACGAGCGCGAACTCTACGTCCACCGGAAGGGTGCGACGCGGGCGTTCCCCGCCGGCCACCCCGAGGTCCCGAAAGCCTACCGCGACGTCGGTCAGCCGGTGATCATCCCCGGCAGCATGGGCGCGGGCAGCTACGTCCTCCGGGGCGGCGAGAACTCGATGGACCTCACCTTCGGTTCGACCGCCCACGGCGCGGGCCGACTGATGAGCCGCACCCAGGCGAAGAACGAGTACTGGGGCGGGGACGTCCAGCAGGACCTCGAGGATCAGCAGGCGATCTACGTCAAGGCCCAGTCCGGCGCCACGATCGCCGAAGAAGCGCCGGGCGTCTACAAGGACGTCGACGAGGTCGTCCGCGTCTCGGACGAACTCGGGATCGGCGACAAGGTGGCGCGGACGTTCCCCGTGTGTAATATCAAGGGGTAA
- a CDS encoding methyl-accepting chemotaxis protein: MAVLTTAAVAIAVWQLTSRFVTTFEGAQVVYRGGVLTLLVLLTGQFVALAVVRQSLVGGLRELDERTRAIVEKGTHGTEFSTARKDEIGQLSWRVAALRDELETQVETVESLNRELATVATSHSQTLAACRRGDLTRRMETETDIPQFEALATNFNAMMDETETMVAEIRTYSQRVTAAAAETTDHAGRVNQSAMAVTDSTASISDGVDQQYARLEQTAGAMETLADSVDSIAAETVSVARRSERAATTTREGAAAAEDALEQLAEIRAQTNRSVEEIRTLAELVGEIGEITDLISEMTKRTNHLANNTQIEASRDGDGEISKRLTRQIKKLAADTDGAATDIERIVDGIESQTAAAVSEITETEAAIERSAETIEGALGALEDVESVVTATSNEIDAIDEATDTQAARTADALESVEAVREISAETATEASTAARAAAEQQTTVDEIQDRLDWLSSTATDLESRLERFTVRESSVSRDSPRGATQ, encoded by the coding sequence ATGGCCGTTCTCACTACCGCCGCCGTCGCCATCGCGGTCTGGCAGCTAACGTCGCGGTTCGTCACGACTTTCGAGGGCGCGCAGGTCGTCTACCGCGGTGGCGTTCTCACACTCCTGGTCCTGCTTACCGGGCAGTTCGTCGCACTGGCAGTCGTCCGCCAATCGCTCGTCGGCGGTCTTCGAGAACTCGACGAGCGGACGCGGGCCATCGTCGAAAAGGGAACCCACGGAACCGAATTTTCGACCGCCCGGAAGGACGAGATCGGACAGCTCTCGTGGCGGGTCGCAGCGCTCCGAGACGAACTCGAGACGCAGGTCGAGACCGTCGAATCGCTGAACAGGGAACTCGCGACGGTTGCGACGAGCCACTCCCAGACGCTCGCCGCCTGTCGCCGCGGCGACCTCACTCGGCGAATGGAGACGGAGACCGACATTCCGCAGTTCGAGGCCCTCGCGACGAATTTCAACGCGATGATGGACGAGACGGAGACGATGGTCGCCGAGATCAGGACCTACAGTCAGCGGGTCACGGCGGCCGCCGCCGAAACGACCGACCACGCCGGCCGCGTCAACCAGTCCGCGATGGCAGTGACCGACTCGACGGCGTCGATCAGTGACGGCGTCGACCAGCAGTACGCCCGCCTCGAGCAAACGGCAGGGGCGATGGAGACGCTCGCCGACAGCGTCGATTCGATCGCTGCCGAAACGGTTTCCGTCGCGAGACGCTCCGAGCGCGCCGCTACCACGACTCGAGAAGGGGCGGCCGCGGCGGAAGATGCACTCGAGCAGCTCGCGGAGATCCGTGCCCAGACGAACCGATCGGTCGAGGAGATACGGACGCTCGCAGAACTCGTCGGCGAGATCGGCGAGATTACCGATCTCATCTCCGAGATGACGAAGCGAACGAACCACTTGGCGAATAACACGCAGATCGAAGCCTCGCGGGACGGCGACGGCGAGATCTCGAAGCGATTGACTCGACAGATCAAGAAACTCGCAGCCGACACCGACGGCGCAGCGACGGATATCGAACGCATCGTGGACGGAATCGAGTCCCAGACTGCCGCCGCGGTCTCCGAGATCACGGAGACAGAGGCAGCGATCGAACGCAGTGCGGAAACGATCGAGGGAGCGCTCGGCGCGCTCGAGGACGTCGAATCGGTCGTCACGGCGACGTCGAACGAGATCGACGCGATCGACGAGGCCACCGACACGCAGGCGGCCCGAACGGCTGACGCCCTCGAGTCGGTCGAAGCGGTTCGGGAGATCAGCGCGGAGACCGCGACCGAAGCATCGACGGCCGCGAGAGCGGCTGCGGAACAACAGACGACGGTCGACGAGATTCAGGATAGACTCGACTGGCTCTCGTCGACCGCGACTGACCTCGAGAGCCGTCTCGAGCGGTTCACGGTCCGTGAATCATCGGTTTCGCGGGACTCGCCCCGAGGTGCGACGCAATGA
- the priS gene encoding DNA primase small subunit PriS — protein sequence MEERTRAYLRGRFRDHYRRTEITPPPAANEREWGFIPWTEGPDTTMVRHRSLLELGNLSEFLVRKRPRHVYFSAGRFRDPGASSMAEKEWQSADLVFDLDADHLPSVTLGEDSYGEMLAKCKAALLRLLEFLEEDFAFEDLEIVFSGGRGYHVHVRDENVLQLEREHRREIVDYVRGIGLEFEDLIETETVAGLGRKTPTERRTLQIEGGWGARTHDHFMAFVDELLELEEDAALERLQAFDGIGEGKATATLNAARNNREQLEAGNVTVHTAVAQLAERFASTAVERDNAPIDEPVTTDTNRLIRLPGSLHGGSGLKTVRLERDEIADFDPLVDAVPETFEGHEITVDVTDGGEVELAGETHSVSAGVQTLPEYVAVFLMARGRAEKEKE from the coding sequence ATGGAGGAGCGAACGAGGGCCTATCTGCGGGGGCGATTCCGCGATCACTATCGACGCACAGAGATCACGCCGCCGCCCGCGGCCAACGAACGCGAGTGGGGCTTTATCCCCTGGACGGAGGGCCCGGACACGACGATGGTCCGCCACCGTTCGCTGCTCGAGTTGGGCAACCTCTCGGAGTTCCTCGTCCGAAAGCGCCCGCGACACGTCTACTTCTCCGCCGGCCGGTTTCGCGACCCCGGCGCGAGTTCGATGGCCGAAAAGGAGTGGCAGTCCGCGGATCTCGTCTTCGATCTCGACGCCGACCACCTGCCCAGCGTCACGCTGGGCGAGGACAGCTACGGTGAGATGCTCGCGAAGTGTAAGGCCGCACTGCTCCGACTACTCGAGTTTCTCGAAGAGGACTTCGCCTTCGAGGACCTCGAGATCGTCTTCTCGGGCGGCCGGGGGTATCACGTCCACGTCCGCGACGAGAACGTCCTGCAGTTGGAGCGGGAGCACCGCCGCGAGATCGTCGACTACGTCCGCGGCATCGGCCTCGAGTTCGAGGACCTGATCGAGACTGAGACGGTGGCCGGGCTGGGACGGAAGACCCCGACTGAACGGCGCACGCTCCAGATCGAGGGCGGGTGGGGCGCTCGGACGCACGACCACTTCATGGCCTTCGTCGACGAGTTGCTCGAACTCGAGGAAGACGCCGCCCTCGAGCGGCTCCAGGCCTTCGACGGCATCGGCGAGGGGAAGGCGACGGCCACGCTGAACGCGGCCCGCAACAACCGCGAGCAGCTCGAGGCGGGCAACGTCACCGTCCACACCGCCGTCGCGCAGTTGGCCGAACGGTTCGCGAGCACGGCCGTCGAGCGGGACAACGCGCCCATCGACGAACCGGTCACGACGGACACGAACCGGCTCATCCGCCTCCCCGGCAGTCTCCACGGCGGGAGCGGGCTGAAAACGGTGCGACTCGAGCGCGACGAGATCGCGGACTTCGACCCGCTGGTCGACGCCGTCCCGGAGACGTTCGAGGGCCACGAGATCACGGTCGACGTCACCGACGGTGGCGAGGTCGAACTGGCCGGTGAGACACACTCGGTTTCGGCGGGCGTACAAACGCTCCCTGAGTACGTCGCCGTGTTCCTGATGGCACGCGGCCGAGCCGAGAAGGAAAAGGAGTAA